The proteins below come from a single Hyphomicrobium denitrificans ATCC 51888 genomic window:
- a CDS encoding sugar transferase — MTVKRAFDIAAVLLGAIVAVPIAVLIALLVRVNIGTPVFFIQRRPGLLGKPFHLVKFRTMTNRVDKDGALLPDAERLTRFGRFLRSTSLDELPELWNVLKGEMSLVGPRPLLMEYLPLYSSEQARRHDVQPGVTGWAQVNGRNAISWEQKFELDAWYVDNHSLRLDLRILALTFLKIIRRDGISAEGSATMERFTGGGGDRFLDQKRHIERASRQMDIR; from the coding sequence ATGACGGTCAAGCGTGCGTTCGATATCGCCGCCGTCCTCTTAGGGGCAATTGTCGCGGTCCCCATCGCGGTGCTTATCGCGCTATTGGTGCGCGTAAATATAGGTACTCCGGTATTTTTTATCCAACGGCGTCCCGGCCTGCTCGGCAAGCCATTTCACCTGGTGAAATTTCGCACCATGACGAACCGTGTCGACAAGGACGGCGCGCTTCTTCCGGATGCCGAGCGCCTCACGCGGTTTGGCCGTTTTTTGCGCTCGACCAGTCTCGATGAATTGCCGGAACTTTGGAACGTTCTGAAAGGCGAGATGAGCCTGGTTGGTCCGCGGCCATTGCTGATGGAATATTTGCCGCTCTATTCATCCGAGCAAGCGCGGCGCCACGACGTTCAGCCCGGCGTCACGGGTTGGGCCCAGGTCAACGGTCGCAATGCCATAAGCTGGGAGCAAAAATTCGAACTCGATGCTTGGTATGTCGACAACCATAGTTTGCGGTTGGACCTCAGAATTCTGGCTTTGACGTTTCTGAAAATCATCAGACGTGACGGAATTTCTGCAGAGGGGTCAGCGACGATGGAACGGTTTACCGGGGGTGGGGGCGACAGGTTTCTCGATCAGAAACGCCATATTGAGCGTGCTTCTCGACAAATGGACATCAGATGA
- a CDS encoding acetyltransferase, translated as MSGGLAILGAGGHGRVVADCADALGWQRIVFFDDRHDVALETPWSVAGSGEDLMAQASAFDAVVVAVGNNRMRLELLLALRSVGARLATLIHPRATVSGRSVIGPGSVVIAGAVVNIGARVGQGVIVNTGATVDHDCVLEDGVHVAPGAHLAGGVRVGKESWIGVGAVVREYTFVGEGAFVGAGAVVVASIDAGLKVVGNPARQIRR; from the coding sequence ATGAGCGGTGGACTGGCGATTCTTGGCGCGGGCGGACATGGACGCGTCGTTGCTGACTGTGCCGACGCGCTGGGATGGCAGCGGATTGTCTTCTTTGATGATAGACACGACGTAGCTTTGGAGACGCCGTGGAGTGTAGCGGGCTCAGGGGAGGACTTGATGGCTCAGGCGAGCGCATTCGACGCGGTAGTTGTTGCCGTCGGTAACAATAGAATGCGGCTTGAATTGTTGCTGGCCCTTAGGAGTGTAGGCGCGCGGCTCGCGACTCTCATTCACCCGCGTGCAACCGTCAGCGGTAGATCCGTTATCGGTCCTGGTTCGGTAGTCATTGCGGGTGCTGTCGTCAATATTGGTGCCCGCGTCGGGCAGGGAGTTATTGTCAACACGGGTGCGACGGTTGATCATGATTGCGTGTTGGAGGATGGTGTTCATGTTGCACCCGGTGCTCATTTAGCTGGCGGCGTTAGGGTTGGAAAGGAAAGCTGGATTGGGGTAGGAGCGGTGGTGCGCGAATATACATTCGTCGGCGAGGGTGCGTTTGTCGGAGCTGGTGCTGTCGTCGTTGCTTCGATCGACGCTGGACTCAAAGTCGTCGGTAATCCTGCCCGCCAGATACGCCGCTGA
- a CDS encoding DegT/DnrJ/EryC1/StrS family aminotransferase produces MPKTPFSPWPSFSPEEVEAVAAVLSSNKVNYWTGSEGRAFEQEFAAWTGARHAIALANGTVALEIALKGLGIGAGDEVIVTPRSFIASVSCVAMAGATPVFADVDRNTQALSAETIAPLISARTKAVIVVHLGGMPADMDPIMALARAHGFTVIEDCAQAHGARYKGRSVGTIGHLGAWSFCQDKIMTTGGEGGMITTDDAELWSRMWSLKDHGKGYATMQASEPQATFRWVHEAFGGNGRMLEMQAVIGRLQLKKMDEWTKIRGRYAEQIRQTARGLKGLRVCDIPNWAEPAAYRCYAFVDAEALAGGWTRDRIIHEIRAEDVPCFVGSCSEIYLEKAFDGTPWRPKERLPIARELGETSLAFLVHPTLAPEHIDRTCDVLSDVMQRAAA; encoded by the coding sequence ATGCCGAAAACTCCCTTCTCCCCCTGGCCGAGCTTCTCGCCTGAAGAGGTTGAGGCTGTTGCCGCAGTGCTGAGCTCGAACAAGGTCAACTACTGGACCGGTAGTGAGGGGCGTGCATTCGAGCAGGAATTTGCTGCATGGACAGGCGCCCGTCACGCGATTGCGCTCGCTAACGGTACGGTTGCGCTGGAGATTGCTCTAAAGGGGCTTGGAATCGGCGCCGGTGACGAGGTGATCGTCACGCCACGCTCGTTTATCGCATCGGTTTCCTGCGTTGCAATGGCTGGCGCGACTCCCGTGTTTGCCGACGTCGACCGCAATACGCAGGCACTGTCGGCTGAAACGATCGCGCCTCTGATCTCAGCTCGTACGAAGGCGGTCATCGTAGTCCACCTGGGCGGAATGCCGGCTGACATGGATCCGATCATGGCCCTGGCGCGCGCACACGGGTTCACGGTCATCGAGGATTGTGCGCAGGCGCACGGCGCACGTTACAAAGGAAGATCTGTCGGCACCATCGGTCATCTTGGAGCCTGGTCGTTCTGCCAGGACAAGATCATGACGACCGGCGGTGAAGGTGGCATGATCACGACGGACGATGCCGAGCTGTGGAGCCGCATGTGGTCGCTCAAGGACCACGGCAAGGGCTACGCAACGATGCAAGCGTCCGAACCGCAGGCGACGTTTCGCTGGGTGCATGAGGCTTTCGGCGGTAATGGGCGAATGCTCGAGATGCAGGCCGTAATTGGGCGTTTGCAGCTCAAGAAGATGGACGAATGGACTAAGATCCGCGGGCGCTATGCGGAGCAAATTCGTCAAACGGCGCGGGGCCTTAAAGGGCTGCGAGTTTGCGATATTCCGAACTGGGCCGAGCCTGCTGCATACCGATGTTATGCATTCGTAGATGCCGAGGCGCTGGCTGGTGGCTGGACTCGCGATCGGATCATTCACGAAATTCGTGCTGAGGACGTGCCCTGCTTCGTCGGTTCCTGCAGCGAAATTTATCTTGAGAAGGCTTTTGACGGAACGCCGTGGCGTCCAAAGGAGCGTTTGCCGATTGCTCGGGAATTGGGCGAGACAAGCCTCGCGTTTCTAGTCCACCCAACGCTCGCGCCAGAACACATCGATCGAACGTGCGATGTGCTGAGCGACGTCATGCAGCGTGCCGCAGCCTAG
- a CDS encoding glycosyltransferase family 2 protein produces the protein MSRLPISCFIIAQNEADRIARTIRSVEPWVDEVVVVDSGSTDDTVSVAQGAHARVISQTWLGFGRQKRFAEEQCHRDWVLNLDADEVVSPELRTKITELFRSGAPKHAAYGMPIHVIYPQRIKPRIWARDHWCVRLYDRRIVRFRDSHVHDTVVTDGHAVGRLNAPIHHFSIRSFEHMRAKLDRRMSLAAEHASITSPALTLARLTIEFPLNFYKYYIVRRHITGGFMGLRYAALQARFRAAKVYRLWRRQRLSILNDAPVNEHAMASSLVSQRDGKDQAK, from the coding sequence ATGTCCAGACTGCCTATATCGTGCTTCATCATTGCTCAAAACGAGGCCGATCGCATTGCCAGAACAATTCGGTCGGTTGAACCGTGGGTTGATGAAGTCGTGGTCGTCGACAGCGGCAGCACCGACGATACAGTGTCCGTTGCCCAAGGAGCCCACGCACGCGTAATTTCACAGACGTGGCTTGGCTTTGGCAGGCAAAAAAGATTTGCCGAAGAGCAGTGCCACCGCGACTGGGTCTTGAACCTGGACGCCGACGAAGTCGTCTCGCCAGAACTTCGGACGAAAATTACGGAACTATTCCGTTCGGGCGCGCCAAAGCATGCGGCATACGGCATGCCGATCCACGTCATCTACCCGCAGCGGATCAAGCCCCGCATCTGGGCTCGGGACCATTGGTGCGTCAGGCTCTACGACCGCCGGATCGTGCGTTTCCGGGACTCGCACGTTCATGACACCGTCGTGACAGACGGCCATGCCGTAGGACGCCTCAATGCGCCCATCCACCATTTTTCGATCCGCTCGTTCGAGCACATGAGGGCCAAACTGGACAGGCGCATGTCGCTTGCGGCCGAACACGCCTCAATCACCAGTCCGGCACTCACATTGGCGCGCCTGACGATCGAATTCCCGCTGAACTTTTATAAGTACTACATCGTCAGGCGACACATCACCGGCGGCTTCATGGGCTTGCGCTACGCGGCGCTGCAAGCCCGCTTCAGAGCAGCGAAAGTCTATCGTCTCTGGCGCCGTCAACGATTGTCCATACTAAACGACGCACCCGTAAATGAACACGCTATGGCCTCGAGCTTAGTCTCACAGCGAGACGGAAAAGACCAAGCAAAATAG
- a CDS encoding FAD-dependent oxidoreductase has translation MARDPRFDILFTPLKLGSKTIRNRFYQVPHCNGAGTNSPGMNMAHRGIKAEGGWGAVNTEQCSIHPECDDTLRITARIWDQGDMRNLRAMVDHVHSHGSLAGCELFYGGPHAPAIESRTISRGPSQYNSEFATVPGCPGFTYNHEADIDELERLQQQYVDAALRARDTGFDLVNVYGAHAYGPMQWLNPYYNRRTDKYGGSFDNRARFWIETLEKIRRAVNDDVALVTRCATDTLYGTKGVELTEDGLRFIELASPYLDLWDVNIGDIAEWGEDAGPSRFYPIAHENDWIRHIKQATNKPVVGVGRYYDPEKMLQVIKAGIIDIIGAARPSIADPWLPRKIDEGRVDDIRTCIGCNVCISRWEMGGVPFICTQNATAGEEYRRGWHPEKFEPKKSDHDVLIVGAGPAGSECARVLMERGYTVHLVDTREKTGGYVNDVATLPGLGEWSFHRDYRQTQLEKLLKKNPECQIALKQKPMTADDILQYGASRVVIATGAKWSTTGVNHRTHEPIPGADASLPHVLTPEQVYEGKKAVGKRVMIINYDAYYTAPSLAEKFARAGHDVTVATVCGLGAYMEYTLEGANMQRLIHELGIKVLGETGCSRVEQGRVELFNIWGEGYKRSYKGAGQLPRNENTSHEWHECDTVILVTSRRSEDTLYRELKARKGEWEANGITNVFVIGDAESPRIIADATFDGHRLAREIEDADPQHQKPYKREQRAWGTAYNPDENPDLVWRV, from the coding sequence ATGGCAAGAGATCCTCGCTTCGACATCCTCTTCACGCCACTGAAGCTCGGCTCTAAAACGATACGTAATCGCTTCTATCAGGTGCCTCACTGCAACGGCGCGGGAACGAACTCGCCCGGCATGAACATGGCCCATCGCGGCATCAAGGCCGAAGGCGGCTGGGGCGCCGTCAACACTGAGCAGTGCTCGATCCATCCGGAATGCGACGACACGCTGCGCATCACGGCCCGTATCTGGGACCAGGGCGACATGCGCAACCTGCGCGCCATGGTCGACCACGTACACAGCCACGGCTCGCTCGCAGGCTGCGAACTTTTCTACGGCGGACCGCACGCGCCGGCCATCGAATCGCGCACGATTTCGCGCGGTCCGAGCCAGTACAACTCCGAATTCGCGACTGTTCCCGGCTGCCCCGGCTTCACCTACAATCATGAAGCCGACATCGACGAACTCGAGCGCCTGCAGCAGCAGTATGTGGACGCGGCACTGCGCGCCCGCGATACCGGCTTCGACCTCGTGAACGTCTACGGCGCTCACGCCTATGGCCCGATGCAGTGGCTCAACCCTTACTACAACCGGCGCACAGACAAGTACGGCGGCAGCTTCGATAATCGCGCTCGCTTCTGGATCGAGACGCTTGAGAAGATCCGCCGGGCCGTCAACGATGACGTGGCCCTTGTCACGCGCTGCGCGACCGACACCCTTTACGGAACGAAGGGCGTCGAGCTGACCGAGGACGGCCTGCGCTTCATCGAGCTTGCTTCGCCGTATCTCGACCTCTGGGACGTCAACATCGGCGACATCGCCGAGTGGGGTGAGGACGCGGGTCCCTCGCGCTTCTATCCGATCGCGCACGAAAACGACTGGATCCGCCATATCAAGCAGGCGACCAACAAGCCGGTCGTCGGCGTCGGCCGCTACTATGATCCGGAAAAGATGCTGCAGGTCATCAAGGCGGGCATCATCGACATCATCGGCGCGGCGCGTCCGTCGATTGCCGATCCGTGGCTGCCACGCAAGATCGACGAGGGTCGCGTCGACGATATCCGCACCTGCATCGGCTGCAACGTCTGCATCTCGCGCTGGGAAATGGGCGGCGTGCCGTTCATCTGCACGCAGAACGCAACGGCCGGCGAAGAGTATCGCCGCGGCTGGCATCCGGAGAAGTTCGAGCCGAAGAAGTCAGATCACGACGTCCTGATTGTTGGCGCCGGTCCTGCCGGGTCGGAATGCGCCCGCGTGCTCATGGAGCGCGGCTACACCGTGCATCTCGTCGATACGCGTGAAAAGACCGGCGGTTATGTCAACGATGTCGCCACGCTGCCGGGTCTCGGCGAGTGGAGCTTCCATCGCGACTATCGCCAGACGCAGCTCGAAAAGCTCCTCAAGAAGAACCCTGAGTGCCAGATCGCGCTCAAGCAGAAGCCGATGACTGCCGATGATATTCTGCAGTATGGCGCGTCGCGCGTCGTTATTGCGACGGGCGCGAAGTGGAGCACCACGGGCGTCAATCACCGCACGCACGAGCCGATCCCCGGCGCCGATGCGAGCCTGCCGCACGTTCTGACACCCGAACAGGTGTACGAGGGCAAGAAGGCCGTCGGCAAGCGCGTGATGATCATCAACTACGATGCGTACTACACAGCGCCCAGCCTTGCGGAGAAGTTCGCTCGCGCCGGTCACGACGTAACGGTTGCGACGGTGTGCGGTCTCGGCGCCTACATGGAGTACACCCTCGAGGGTGCGAACATGCAGCGCCTCATCCACGAGCTCGGCATCAAGGTTCTGGGCGAGACGGGTTGCTCGCGCGTCGAACAGGGCCGCGTCGAACTCTTCAACATCTGGGGTGAAGGCTACAAGCGCTCTTACAAGGGTGCCGGGCAGCTGCCGCGCAACGAGAACACCAGCCACGAATGGCATGAGTGCGATACCGTGATCCTCGTCACGTCGCGACGCTCCGAGGATACGCTCTATCGTGAACTCAAGGCGCGGAAGGGCGAGTGGGAAGCAAACGGCATCACGAATGTCTTCGTCATCGGCGATGCCGAGTCGCCCCGTATCATCGCGGACGCGACGTTCGACGGGCATCGCCTGGCACGCGAGATCGAAGATGCCGATCCGCAGCACCAGAAACCGTACAAGCGCGAGCAGCGCGCCTGGGGCACGGCGTACAACCCGGACGAGAATCCGGATCTGGTGTGGCGCGTCTAG
- a CDS encoding cupin domain-containing protein yields MTITAFGKYSAPKSTPITADLDGWKPIAGTPSMKTWIENKTADGKFLTGFWEAQPGTYHVTYKADELIHLFEGKVTLTEDGTGKTAQFSAGDSFQIDAGFVGTWKTEATIRKIFAIRIA; encoded by the coding sequence ATGACCATCACAGCATTCGGAAAATACTCAGCACCGAAATCAACGCCGATCACCGCCGACCTCGACGGTTGGAAGCCGATCGCCGGCACGCCCTCGATGAAGACGTGGATCGAAAACAAGACCGCCGACGGCAAGTTTTTGACCGGCTTCTGGGAAGCACAGCCCGGCACCTATCACGTCACCTATAAGGCCGACGAATTGATCCATCTGTTCGAAGGCAAGGTCACGCTGACGGAAGACGGCACCGGTAAGACCGCGCAGTTCTCGGCCGGTGACAGCTTCCAGATCGACGCCGGTTTCGTCGGCACCTGGAAGACGGAAGCAACGATCCGAAAGATCTTCGCCATCCGCATCGCGTGA
- a CDS encoding heterodisulfide reductase-related iron-sulfur binding cluster has protein sequence MESRELFWGINTQQLIMFYMLGTLSMAVFLYGAYAHIAKYARGKSLVEPLELYDRVVRGLKDIFSHRTLRRRDRWAGLAHKGIFYGYLFGAIATTLYFIEVDLLKPLTGITFVKGKFYLIMSLLLDLGHLCLMIGLIYMIVRRALIKPKKLDYVRNYRGETELRSVAEGWRIEDWVFVVSLLLIECSGFLQEACGLIIDKPAWAAWSPVGLALSKVLTGAGMTEATAISIRQANWWMHGILALTFTAAIPWYKAKHIISAVGSLIFRNKQPLALLPGEPKDAEKAGISAIEDFTWKDMLHLDACTKCGRCHEACPARTAGYPLSPRDFILDLRAYNDEAKGCSSPALDLVGGVIAPETLWACRTCGACQEICPVGIEHPSLIVRMRRHLVEQGTMDPLLRNTIVQIGDTGNSFGENSRKRSQWTKALEFRVKDIREDAAPTLWFVGDFASFDPRNQKVSQTVARLLKAAREDFALLHEGEKTAGNDVRRVGEEGLYEELASHNIEQMQGAKPFQRIITTDPHSYNTIKNEYPAFGEVAPIEHYSSVLADLLTSGRLKVKKPLNKRVTFHDPCHLGRLNGGYDAPRKVLELIGCELIEMPRNRDNSFCCGAGGGRIWIPDTQGTQKPSENRVHEAAALNIDIFVTCCPKDLTMFEDARKTGGHEKDFVVQDLAELVAEAIELKSLNLKDLPPLADRLVAAIATHISDAVATKLDAVISARLASLPVAAAPVALAAAPAATAAAVADQAPAATPTQAPAEAAPAPEAKAPDAAPAAAPAAPAVEQKLTPVSWDGLKPVTPATFADYQAPPKTGLRILVTIKNVAKLGDEYGFTADGRDVRREFMEFSLNEWDDAALEEALRCVEKQGGGEVVAVTVGDGDADASLLKALAKGAHRAVRIWDDSLANADPITIARAIAGVAKAEDPDLVFSGVQSGDQAHGATGTALARILDLPHAAVVVGFEWDGKGPLKLARELEGGLRHNFDLKAPAVVAIQTGINTPRFATMKMVKQAKQKPLVVVSGAGVVDGSGGYVVKRMYIPEQSKAEMLTGTPAEIAKFIANLIREKKG, from the coding sequence GTGGAATCGCGCGAGCTATTTTGGGGCATCAACACGCAGCAGCTGATCATGTTCTACATGCTCGGCACGCTGTCGATGGCGGTGTTCCTGTACGGGGCGTATGCGCATATCGCGAAGTACGCGCGTGGCAAGTCGCTGGTCGAGCCGCTTGAGCTTTACGACCGCGTCGTCCGTGGGCTGAAGGACATCTTCTCGCATCGCACGCTCAGGCGGCGCGATCGCTGGGCGGGCCTCGCGCACAAAGGCATCTTCTACGGCTATCTGTTCGGCGCCATCGCCACGACGCTCTATTTCATCGAGGTCGATCTTCTGAAGCCGCTGACGGGCATCACGTTCGTCAAGGGCAAGTTCTATCTGATCATGAGCCTGCTGCTCGATCTCGGACATCTGTGCCTGATGATCGGCCTCATCTACATGATCGTGCGCCGGGCGCTGATCAAGCCGAAGAAGCTCGACTACGTGCGCAACTATCGCGGCGAGACGGAACTGCGCTCCGTCGCCGAAGGCTGGCGCATCGAGGACTGGGTCTTCGTCGTTTCGCTGCTGCTCATCGAATGCTCGGGCTTCCTGCAGGAAGCCTGCGGCCTCATCATCGACAAGCCGGCATGGGCGGCGTGGTCGCCGGTGGGCCTCGCGCTATCGAAGGTGCTGACCGGCGCCGGCATGACGGAAGCCACCGCGATCTCCATCCGGCAGGCGAACTGGTGGATGCACGGCATCCTGGCGCTGACGTTCACGGCCGCGATCCCGTGGTACAAGGCGAAGCACATCATCTCCGCCGTCGGATCGCTGATCTTCCGCAACAAGCAGCCGCTGGCGCTGTTGCCGGGCGAGCCCAAGGACGCCGAGAAGGCGGGCATTTCCGCGATCGAGGACTTCACCTGGAAGGACATGCTGCATCTCGACGCCTGCACCAAGTGCGGCCGTTGCCATGAAGCCTGTCCGGCGCGGACGGCCGGATATCCGCTCAGCCCGCGCGACTTCATTCTCGATCTGCGCGCCTACAACGACGAGGCCAAGGGCTGCTCGTCACCGGCGCTCGATCTCGTCGGCGGCGTCATCGCGCCCGAGACGCTGTGGGCCTGCCGCACCTGCGGCGCCTGCCAGGAGATCTGCCCGGTCGGCATCGAACACCCGTCCCTCATCGTGCGCATGCGCCGGCATCTCGTCGAGCAGGGCACGATGGACCCCTTGCTGCGCAACACGATCGTGCAGATCGGCGACACCGGCAACAGCTTCGGCGAGAACTCGCGCAAGCGCTCGCAATGGACGAAGGCGCTCGAGTTCCGCGTCAAGGACATCCGCGAGGATGCCGCTCCGACGCTGTGGTTCGTCGGCGACTTCGCCTCCTTCGATCCGCGCAACCAGAAGGTCAGCCAGACGGTGGCGCGGCTCCTCAAGGCCGCACGCGAAGACTTCGCGCTGCTGCACGAGGGCGAGAAGACGGCGGGCAACGACGTGCGCCGCGTCGGCGAAGAGGGCCTTTACGAGGAACTCGCGAGCCACAACATCGAGCAGATGCAGGGCGCCAAGCCGTTCCAGCGCATCATCACCACCGACCCGCACAGCTACAACACGATCAAGAACGAGTACCCGGCCTTCGGCGAGGTCGCGCCGATCGAGCACTATTCGAGCGTGCTCGCCGACCTTCTGACCAGCGGCCGGCTCAAAGTCAAAAAGCCGCTCAACAAGCGCGTCACGTTCCATGACCCGTGCCATCTCGGGCGCCTGAACGGCGGCTACGACGCGCCGCGCAAGGTGCTGGAGCTGATCGGCTGCGAGCTGATCGAGATGCCGCGCAATCGCGACAACTCGTTCTGCTGCGGCGCCGGCGGCGGACGCATCTGGATCCCCGATACGCAGGGCACGCAGAAGCCCTCCGAGAACCGCGTGCATGAAGCGGCGGCGCTCAACATCGATATCTTCGTCACTTGCTGTCCAAAGGACCTGACCATGTTTGAGGATGCTCGAAAGACCGGCGGGCACGAGAAGGATTTCGTCGTCCAGGATCTGGCCGAGCTGGTCGCGGAAGCCATCGAGCTGAAGTCGCTTAACCTCAAGGATCTGCCGCCGCTCGCCGACCGTCTCGTCGCCGCGATCGCAACGCACATCTCGGATGCGGTGGCGACGAAGCTCGACGCCGTGATCTCGGCGCGGCTCGCGAGCCTGCCGGTGGCGGCCGCCCCCGTGGCGCTCGCTGCGGCGCCGGCTGCAACTGCGGCAGCCGTTGCGGACCAGGCTCCGGCGGCGACACCCACGCAAGCGCCCGCCGAAGCCGCGCCTGCACCCGAAGCGAAGGCTCCGGATGCTGCTCCTGCGGCTGCCCCCGCAGCACCGGCCGTCGAACAGAAGCTGACGCCGGTTTCGTGGGATGGACTGAAGCCCGTCACGCCGGCGACGTTCGCCGACTATCAGGCGCCGCCGAAGACCGGCCTGCGCATTCTCGTCACCATCAAGAACGTCGCCAAGCTCGGTGACGAATACGGCTTCACCGCCGACGGCCGCGACGTGCGCCGCGAGTTCATGGAGTTCTCCTTGAACGAGTGGGACGACGCGGCGCTCGAGGAAGCGCTCCGCTGCGTTGAGAAGCAGGGCGGCGGCGAAGTCGTGGCCGTCACGGTCGGCGACGGTGATGCCGATGCGTCGCTGCTCAAGGCGCTGGCCAAAGGCGCGCACCGGGCGGTGCGGATCTGGGACGACTCGCTCGCCAACGCCGATCCGATCACCATCGCGCGCGCCATCGCCGGCGTCGCGAAGGCGGAAGATCCCGATCTCGTGTTCTCCGGCGTGCAGTCGGGCGACCAGGCGCATGGCGCCACCGGCACCGCGCTCGCACGCATCCTCGACCTGCCGCACGCCGCCGTCGTCGTCGGCTTCGAGTGGGACGGCAAGGGACCGCTGAAGCTCGCGCGCGAACTCGAAGGCGGCCTCCGGCACAACTTCGATCTCAAGGCGCCGGCCGTCGTCGCCATCCAGACCGGCATCAACACGCCGCGCTTCGCGACCATGAAGATGGTCAAGCAGGCGAAGCAGAAGCCGCTCGTCGTCGTCAGCGGCGCGGGCGTCGTCGACGGCAGCGGCGGCTACGTCGTCAAGCGCATGTACATCCCCGAGCAGTCGAAAGCCGAGATGCTGACCGGCACGCCGGCGGAGATCGCGAAGTTCATCGCCAACCTCATTCGTGAAAAGAAGGGCTGA
- a CDS encoding electron transfer flavoprotein subunit alpha/FixB family protein, with protein MAGILIVAEHLNGVVRDITREAIGAAQQVKAGLGGPVVVAVIGNDIGAIADSLDLAGVDEIVSVKAPADHFDPHVYEECVLELGKTYQPELILLGHTVNGMALAGAIAARLGAGFASDVLALSADATGLTATRGAYGNKVNLEVAFPERKIVVLALRGATYPVPDAKGSAKRTAIEPNLIQASESMQHTGYIEAPQSNIDIAKAEYILSVGRGIQEKDNLPRFEGLADRLGFTFGCSRPIVDSGWLPKPHQVGQSGKVASACKVYVALGISGAVQHLYGMKHVDTIIAVNTDPEAPIFNVATYGVCMDIFEFAKELEAQFN; from the coding sequence ATGGCCGGCATTCTCATCGTCGCCGAACATCTGAACGGCGTGGTTCGCGACATCACCCGGGAAGCGATCGGGGCGGCGCAGCAGGTGAAAGCGGGCCTCGGCGGTCCGGTCGTCGTCGCCGTCATCGGCAACGACATCGGCGCGATCGCCGACTCGCTCGACCTCGCGGGCGTCGACGAGATCGTGTCGGTCAAGGCGCCGGCCGATCACTTCGATCCGCACGTCTATGAAGAGTGCGTTCTGGAACTCGGCAAGACGTATCAGCCCGAGCTGATCCTGCTCGGCCATACCGTCAACGGCATGGCGCTCGCCGGGGCCATCGCGGCGCGGCTCGGCGCGGGCTTTGCGAGCGACGTGCTGGCGCTCTCGGCCGATGCCACCGGCCTGACCGCGACGCGCGGCGCCTACGGCAACAAGGTCAACCTCGAGGTGGCGTTCCCGGAACGCAAGATCGTCGTGCTGGCACTCCGCGGCGCGACGTATCCGGTGCCCGACGCCAAAGGCAGCGCCAAGCGCACGGCGATCGAGCCCAATCTCATCCAGGCCTCCGAGAGCATGCAGCACACGGGCTATATCGAAGCGCCGCAGTCGAACATCGATATCGCGAAAGCCGAATACATTCTCTCCGTCGGCCGCGGCATCCAGGAAAAAGACAACCTGCCGCGCTTCGAAGGGCTCGCCGACCGGCTCGGCTTCACGTTCGGCTGCTCGCGCCCGATCGTCGATTCCGGATGGCTGCCGAAGCCGCACCAGGTCGGGCAATCCGGCAAGGTCGCGAGCGCCTGCAAAGTCTACGTCGCGCTCGGCATCTCGGGCGCCGTGCAGCACCTCTACGGCATGAAGCACGTCGACACCATCATCGCCGTCAACACCGATCCAGAAGCGCCGATCTTCAACGTCGCAACGTACGGCGTCTGCATGGACATCTTCGAATTCGCAAAGGAGCTCGAAGCACAATTCAACTGA
- a CDS encoding manganese efflux pump MntP family protein, whose amino-acid sequence MSPFAIIVLALSMSVDAFAVSVGRGAALNRPRFSEALRTGAVFGVVEAITPVIGWAAGVAASNLVTAIDHWIAFGLLSAVGVHMLFAAFSKKPEEEEPGSSFLVLMATAIGTSLDAMAVGVSLAFLDVNILVIAVAIGLATFVMSSGGMIIGRFIGVRLGRIAEAVAGIALFGLGLSILIDHLGA is encoded by the coding sequence ATGTCCCCTTTCGCAATCATCGTGCTTGCTTTGAGCATGTCCGTAGACGCATTCGCTGTCTCGGTTGGCCGCGGTGCCGCGCTCAATCGACCACGGTTCTCGGAGGCTTTGCGCACCGGCGCTGTCTTCGGTGTCGTCGAGGCGATAACACCTGTTATCGGCTGGGCAGCTGGGGTCGCAGCTAGCAACTTGGTCACTGCCATTGACCATTGGATCGCGTTCGGACTGCTTTCCGCCGTCGGCGTTCACATGCTTTTTGCGGCCTTCTCAAAAAAGCCGGAGGAAGAAGAACCCGGAAGCTCCTTCTTGGTGTTGATGGCAACAGCAATCGGCACGAGCCTTGACGCAATGGCCGTTGGAGTTTCACTTGCATTTCTGGACGTGAATATTCTTGTGATCGCCGTTGCGATTGGTTTGGCGACGTTTGTCATGTCGTCTGGTGGGATGATTATCGGTCGCTTTATCGGCGTACGGCTTGGCCGCATTGCGGAGGCCGTGGCCGGCATCGCACTTTTTGGCCTTGGATTGTCAATCTTGATTGATCATTTGGGGGCTTAG